From Variovorax sp. J2L1-78, the proteins below share one genomic window:
- a CDS encoding N-acyl-D-amino-acid deacylase family protein, with protein MADFDLLLRHGTLIDGTGAARRSADVGIRGARVAAIGDLSGQRGAAEIDAAGRIVAPGFIDSHTHDDRYLLLDPDMPAKLSQGVTTVVTGNCGISLAPWGAPAGATVPPPLNLLGHDPALFGDATFAAYLARLEAAPAAVNAACLVGHTTLRAATMPQLDCAATPEEIAHMRALLDEAMASGAIGLSTGAAYPTAMPATTDEMAQVAEVIGAYGGVYASHIRDEGDHVFAALDEAFAIGRAVDAPVVVSHHKLIGPRNHGRSVHTLAHVRAAMAHQSIALDCYPYCAGSTILRKDRIPVSSRIIVTTSQPHPEFAGMDLDVIAQRLGVSMEDAVDRLLPAGAIYFLMDEADVRRVLAFPQTMIGSDGMPHDTAPHPRLWGTFPRVLGHYCRDVGLFSLEEAVHKMTGLTARHFRLPGRGVLREGAFADITVFDADRVADRATWDAPTLRAEGIDTVIVNGRPAWQDGRALGVRSGRVVRLTDAGLPR; from the coding sequence ATGGCCGACTTCGACCTGCTGCTGCGCCATGGCACGCTGATCGACGGCACGGGCGCCGCGCGGCGCTCCGCCGACGTCGGCATCCGCGGTGCGCGCGTGGCTGCGATCGGCGATCTGTCGGGCCAGCGCGGCGCCGCCGAGATCGATGCCGCCGGCCGCATCGTCGCACCGGGCTTCATCGACTCGCACACCCACGACGACCGTTACCTGCTGCTCGACCCGGACATGCCGGCCAAGCTGAGCCAGGGCGTGACGACGGTCGTCACCGGCAACTGCGGCATCAGCCTCGCGCCTTGGGGCGCACCGGCAGGTGCCACCGTGCCGCCGCCGCTGAACCTGCTCGGTCACGATCCGGCGCTGTTCGGCGACGCCACCTTCGCGGCCTACCTGGCGCGTCTGGAAGCCGCACCTGCGGCGGTCAACGCGGCCTGCCTCGTCGGCCACACCACGCTGCGTGCAGCCACCATGCCGCAGCTCGACTGCGCCGCCACGCCCGAGGAGATCGCGCACATGCGCGCATTGCTCGACGAGGCGATGGCCAGCGGCGCCATCGGCCTGTCGACCGGCGCCGCCTACCCCACGGCGATGCCGGCTACCACCGACGAGATGGCGCAGGTGGCCGAGGTGATCGGCGCCTACGGCGGCGTGTATGCGAGCCACATCCGCGACGAGGGCGACCACGTCTTCGCCGCGCTCGACGAGGCTTTCGCGATCGGCCGTGCCGTCGACGCGCCGGTGGTGGTCTCGCACCACAAGCTGATCGGCCCGCGCAACCACGGCCGCTCGGTCCATACGCTGGCGCACGTGCGCGCGGCCATGGCGCACCAGTCGATCGCGCTCGACTGCTACCCGTACTGCGCGGGCTCCACCATCCTGCGCAAGGACCGCATCCCCGTGTCGAGCCGCATCATCGTCACCACGTCGCAGCCGCACCCCGAGTTCGCCGGCATGGACCTCGACGTGATCGCGCAGCGCCTGGGCGTGTCGATGGAGGACGCGGTCGACCGGCTGCTGCCCGCCGGCGCCATCTATTTCCTGATGGACGAGGCCGACGTGCGGCGCGTGCTGGCCTTTCCGCAGACCATGATCGGCTCCGATGGCATGCCGCACGACACCGCGCCGCATCCGCGCCTGTGGGGCACCTTCCCGCGGGTGCTGGGCCACTACTGCCGCGACGTCGGCCTGTTCTCGCTCGAAGAGGCGGTGCACAAGATGACCGGGCTCACCGCGCGCCACTTCCGGCTACCGGGCCGTGGCGTGCTGCGCGAAGGCGCCTTCGCCGACATCACCGTCTTCGATGCCGACCGCGTTGCCGACCGCGCGACCTGGGATGCGCCCACGCTGCGGGCCGAGGGCATCGACACCGTCATCGTCAATGGACGGCCTGCCTGGCAGGATGGCCGGGCGCTCGGCGTGCGCTCCGGACGGGTGGTGCGGCTGACCGATGCGGGGTTGCCGCGTTGA
- a CDS encoding HD domain-containing protein, translating to MNARAAFDAHWRAAWSAMGIDTPPNALRDALLVRYAEPHRRYHTLQHLGECLDAIERERAHAQRPGEVALGLWFHDAIYDLQAHDNEAQSADWARDALRTAGVDADASQRVHDLIMATKHDAQPTDADARLLVDIDLAILGAPPERFAEYEAQIRAEYAHVPPDVFEPRRRLILARFLARDPLYQTPGMRACCETQARINLRGAIGD from the coding sequence ATGAACGCGCGGGCGGCCTTCGACGCCCACTGGCGGGCGGCCTGGTCGGCGATGGGCATCGACACGCCGCCGAACGCCCTGCGCGACGCGCTCCTGGTCCGCTACGCCGAACCGCATCGCCGCTACCACACGCTGCAGCATCTGGGCGAGTGCCTCGACGCCATCGAGCGCGAACGCGCCCACGCGCAGCGGCCCGGCGAAGTCGCGCTGGGCCTGTGGTTCCACGACGCCATCTACGACCTGCAGGCCCACGACAACGAAGCGCAGAGTGCCGACTGGGCCCGCGATGCGCTGCGCACCGCAGGCGTTGATGCGGACGCCTCACAGCGCGTGCACGACCTGATCATGGCGACGAAGCACGACGCGCAGCCGACCGATGCGGATGCGCGACTGCTGGTCGACATCGACCTGGCGATCCTCGGCGCGCCGCCCGAGCGCTTCGCCGAGTACGAAGCGCAGATCCGCGCCGAATACGCGCACGTGCCGCCCGATGTCTTCGAGCCGCGGCGGCGGCTGATCCTGGCTCGCTTCCTGGCGCGCGATCCGCTCTACCAGACCCCCGGCATGCGGGCGTGCTGCGAAACGCAGGCGCGCATCAACCTCCGCGGCGCCATCGGCGACTGA
- a CDS encoding histidine phosphatase family protein: MQRRQFQAFAFLAALSGGTARADDLLVPRLREGRCAVLLRHGQTTPGVGDPPGFQLGACSTQRNLSEEGQAASRRLGAWFRQRGLAPQAVRSSAWCRCKDTADLAFGRHVVWEPLNSTFDDTRRSAAAAEGTAALRAALGAIPAGRFDVWVTHQVNITALTGEFVQMGEGLLVDAAGAVRGRSRFD; the protein is encoded by the coding sequence ATGCAGCGTCGACAGTTCCAGGCCTTCGCCTTCCTCGCGGCCCTGTCGGGTGGCACCGCCCGTGCCGACGACCTGTTGGTGCCTCGCCTGCGCGAGGGCCGCTGCGCCGTGTTGCTGCGGCATGGCCAGACCACGCCGGGCGTCGGCGATCCACCCGGCTTTCAGCTGGGCGCCTGCAGTACGCAGCGCAACCTGAGCGAAGAAGGGCAGGCCGCGTCGCGTCGCCTCGGCGCCTGGTTTCGGCAGCGCGGCCTGGCGCCGCAGGCGGTACGTTCCAGCGCATGGTGCCGCTGCAAGGACACGGCCGACCTGGCCTTCGGCCGGCATGTCGTCTGGGAACCGCTCAACTCCACCTTCGACGACACCCGCCGCTCGGCCGCTGCGGCCGAGGGCACGGCGGCGCTGCGTGCCGCGCTGGGGGCGATTCCGGCCGGACGCTTCGACGTCTGGGTGACGCACCAGGTGAACATCACCGCGCTGACCGGCGAATTCGTCCAGATGGGCGAAGGCCTGCTGGTCGATGCTGCGGGCGCGGTGCGAGGCCGCAGCCGCTTCGACTGA
- a CDS encoding transglutaminase family protein: protein MRMTAWLGALPRDARDTLFLLGVIGIVLLPQVPELPWWCTGLTAIMLAWRGTLAVQSRPLPGRWWLVALLAVALAATFATYRTVLGREAGVTLVVVLLALKTLELRARRDAFVIFFLGFFAMLTNFFSSQSLLTAVAMLLALLGLLTALVNAHMPVGRPPLAQAARTAGWMALLGAPIMLALFMLFPRMAPLWGTPNDQMTGRSGLSATMRVGSIAQLALDDGIAARVKFDGGRAPPQRDLYFRGPVLSDFDGREWSAPPPWERAFLIADLRVQGEPVGYEVTLEPSNRPWLLALDAPVKPPEIPGLRVMATPDLQWMANRAIGDLLRYRAESYPQFQSGPLRRTGALQRYVALPPGANPRTVALAAQMKADPTLAGAATPAFVNAALERLRTGGYSYTLEPGLYGNETADEFWFDRKVGFCEHIASAFVVLMRALDIPARIVTGYQGGELNGVDGYWVLRQADAHAWAEVWEAGKGWTRVDPTASVSPGRIGAFQRLAAQPGLFAGAIGTMSPTLAQNLRAAWEAVNNGWNQWVLNYTQSRQLDLLKNIGFEAPSLQDLATVLLWVLIAASLAGAGWTLWERSQHDPWLRLLGRARQRLEKAGLALPEAAPPRQIATQAVAHFGAAGQPVHDWLLRLEAQRYAKTPEAGLPALRAEFRTLAWPR from the coding sequence ATGCGCATGACAGCCTGGCTCGGCGCCCTGCCGCGCGACGCCCGCGACACGCTGTTCCTGCTCGGCGTGATCGGCATCGTGCTGCTGCCGCAGGTGCCCGAGCTGCCGTGGTGGTGCACCGGGCTGACGGCCATCATGCTGGCCTGGCGCGGCACGCTGGCCGTGCAGTCGCGGCCCCTGCCCGGCCGCTGGTGGCTGGTGGCATTGCTGGCCGTGGCGCTGGCCGCCACCTTCGCCACCTACCGCACCGTGCTGGGCCGCGAGGCCGGCGTCACGCTCGTCGTCGTGCTGCTCGCGCTCAAGACGCTGGAGCTGCGCGCGCGGCGCGACGCCTTCGTCATCTTCTTCCTCGGCTTCTTCGCGATGCTGACGAACTTCTTCAGCTCGCAGTCGCTGCTCACCGCCGTGGCGATGCTGCTCGCGCTGCTGGGCCTGCTGACGGCGCTGGTCAACGCCCACATGCCGGTCGGCCGGCCGCCGCTGGCTCAGGCCGCGCGCACAGCAGGATGGATGGCACTGCTGGGCGCGCCGATCATGCTGGCGCTTTTCATGCTGTTCCCGCGCATGGCGCCGCTGTGGGGCACGCCGAACGACCAGATGACCGGGCGCAGCGGGCTGTCGGCCACGATGCGCGTGGGCAGCATCGCGCAGCTCGCGCTCGACGACGGCATCGCCGCCCGCGTCAAGTTCGACGGCGGCCGCGCGCCGCCGCAGCGCGACCTGTATTTCCGCGGTCCGGTGCTGTCGGACTTCGACGGCCGTGAATGGAGCGCGCCGCCGCCCTGGGAACGTGCCTTCCTCATCGCCGACCTGCGCGTGCAGGGCGAGCCGGTGGGCTACGAAGTCACGCTGGAGCCGAGCAACCGCCCCTGGCTGCTGGCGCTCGACGCGCCGGTGAAGCCGCCCGAGATTCCCGGCCTGCGCGTCATGGCCACGCCCGACCTGCAATGGATGGCCAACCGCGCGATCGGCGACCTGCTGCGCTACCGCGCCGAAAGCTACCCGCAGTTCCAGAGCGGCCCGCTGCGGCGCACCGGCGCCCTGCAGCGCTACGTCGCACTGCCGCCGGGCGCCAACCCGCGGACGGTCGCCCTGGCCGCACAGATGAAGGCCGACCCGACGCTCGCCGGCGCCGCCACGCCGGCTTTCGTCAACGCCGCGCTCGAACGCCTGCGCACCGGCGGCTACAGCTACACGCTGGAACCCGGCCTGTACGGCAATGAGACCGCCGACGAGTTCTGGTTCGACCGCAAGGTCGGCTTCTGCGAGCACATCGCCTCGGCCTTCGTCGTGCTGATGCGTGCGCTCGACATCCCGGCGCGCATCGTCACGGGCTACCAGGGTGGCGAGCTCAACGGCGTAGACGGCTACTGGGTGCTGCGGCAGGCCGATGCACATGCCTGGGCCGAGGTGTGGGAAGCCGGCAAGGGCTGGACCCGCGTCGACCCGACCGCCTCCGTCTCGCCCGGCCGCATCGGCGCCTTCCAGCGCCTGGCGGCGCAGCCCGGCCTCTTCGCCGGCGCCATCGGCACCATGAGCCCGACGCTGGCGCAGAACCTGCGCGCGGCCTGGGAAGCGGTCAACAACGGCTGGAACCAGTGGGTGCTCAACTACACACAGAGCCGCCAGCTCGACCTCTTGAAGAACATCGGTTTCGAGGCGCCCAGCCTGCAGGACCTGGCAACCGTGCTGCTGTGGGTACTGATCGCGGCCAGCCTCGCCGGCGCGGGCTGGACCCTGTGGGAACGCAGCCAGCACGACCCTTGGCTGCGCCTGCTGGGCCGGGCGCGGCAGCGGCTGGAGAAGGCTGGCCTGGCGTTGCCCGAGGCCGCACCGCCGCGGCAGATCGCGACGCAGGCGGTCGCGCATTTCGGCGCAGCCGGCCAGCCGGTGCACGACTGGCTGCTTCGGCTGGAAGCCCAGCGCTACGCGAAGACGCCCGAGGCGGGGCTGCCGGCCCTGCGTGCGGAATTCCGCACCCTCGCCTGGCCGCGTTGA
- the mltB gene encoding lytic murein transglycosylase B produces MAPALLAALLAFGALSATPASAQASGERRAVTAVRGTIPYATRDDAMRFADDVAARRNLDRNWVRATIGAARLLPNVPRLMLPAPVGTAKNWRVYRSRFIDPVRIAAGARFWRDNAATLARAEAEYGVPPEIVVGIIGVETIYGRNMGNFRVIDALATLSFDFPQAHPRAAERVAFFRGELESFLSTESRTAEDPMVPLGSYAGAMGMPQFMPSSMAKYAVDFDGDGRIDLVNNPADVIGSVASYFKGFGWQRGMPSTFPVRFDTTRLQMPILMAPDIKPTFSTDSFMAAGAVLEPEAQPFPGLLALIELQNGAESPSYVAGTQNFYVITRYNWSSYYAMSVLDLGNEVKAAMAQ; encoded by the coding sequence ATGGCCCCTGCGCTCCTGGCCGCCCTCCTCGCCTTCGGCGCGCTCTCCGCCACTCCGGCTTCGGCACAGGCGAGCGGCGAGCGCCGCGCCGTCACCGCCGTACGCGGCACCATCCCCTACGCCACGCGCGACGATGCGATGCGTTTCGCCGACGACGTAGCGGCCCGGCGCAACCTCGACCGCAACTGGGTACGCGCGACCATCGGCGCGGCGCGCCTGCTGCCCAACGTGCCGCGCCTGATGCTGCCGGCGCCTGTCGGCACCGCGAAGAACTGGCGGGTTTACCGCAGCCGCTTCATCGACCCGGTGCGCATCGCCGCCGGCGCGCGCTTCTGGCGCGACAACGCAGCGACGCTCGCACGCGCGGAGGCCGAGTACGGTGTGCCGCCGGAGATCGTCGTGGGCATCATCGGCGTGGAGACCATCTACGGCCGCAACATGGGCAACTTCCGCGTGATCGACGCACTGGCCACGCTGTCCTTCGACTTCCCGCAGGCGCACCCGCGCGCCGCCGAGCGCGTCGCCTTCTTCCGCGGCGAACTCGAGAGCTTCCTCAGCACCGAAAGCCGCACGGCCGAAGATCCGATGGTACCGCTCGGCAGCTACGCCGGCGCCATGGGCATGCCGCAGTTCATGCCAAGCAGCATGGCCAAGTACGCCGTCGACTTCGACGGCGACGGCCGCATCGACCTGGTCAACAACCCGGCCGACGTGATCGGCTCGGTGGCCAGCTACTTCAAGGGCTTCGGCTGGCAGCGCGGCATGCCGTCGACCTTCCCGGTGCGCTTCGACACGACCCGCCTGCAAATGCCCATCCTCATGGCGCCCGACATCAAGCCGACCTTCAGCACCGACAGCTTCATGGCGGCCGGCGCGGTGCTCGAGCCCGAGGCCCAACCGTTCCCCGGCCTGCTCGCGCTCATCGAACTGCAGAACGGCGCGGAGTCGCCCAGCTATGTCGCGGGCACGCAGAACTTCTACGTGATCACCCGCTACAACTGGAGCAGCTACTACGCGATGTCGGTGCTGGACCTGGGCAACGAGGTCAAGGCGGCGATGGCGCAATGA